A single genomic interval of Croceibacter atlanticus HTCC2559 harbors:
- the asnB gene encoding asparagine synthase (glutamine-hydrolyzing), with amino-acid sequence MNFKNSEIQAKLKSIEFRGPDNYEMKTFNKVKLAHLRLSILDLDSRSNQPFSYKNLSISYNGEIYNFNDLKKELANIGYTFYTESDTEVLLIGYYEWGERVLDKLNGMFAFVIYDSIKDTIFCARDRLGVKPFYYKYLDNKFEICSQIQPLLDSNNKLSEIAISVYLDCGYVPSPFSIFENIFKLEPGSKMIIDLTKKAILIDKYWDIKKTETLKISYNDAKNKLHELLVDATRIRMQSDVPLGTFLSGGIDSALVTSIAASISERKVSSYTIGFNEKRFDESSTSTAFAKALKTKHKVKHLVTNDLLDLIPKLIEVYDEPFADSSALPSLLLCKNTKEDVTVALSGDGGDESFMGYRNFDYLSNKIQVNKLPKWCRAAMARLPLDYIFRYNKARLKSLFKSSTDGFTENIFISFKTLQKKDLKTKWFSHYENYKLKSNNPYQKMADLNIKLWLENDSNVKVDRASMAYSMEVRSPFLDYRVIEFARSLPVGYRYYKGNKKKILKDILSEYLPKHLFDLPKKGFGIPLFNWLQGDLKENVLKELNDEFLLRVPNLNVKLFKHQLNQFYQNKIDHSSNIWKLYILALWFKRYYKQEDL; translated from the coding sequence ATGAATTTCAAAAATTCTGAAATTCAAGCCAAATTAAAGTCAATTGAATTTAGAGGGCCAGATAATTATGAGATGAAAACTTTCAATAAAGTTAAACTTGCTCATTTAAGACTTTCAATATTAGATTTAGATTCTAGATCGAATCAACCATTTAGTTATAAAAATTTATCAATTTCATACAATGGAGAAATTTATAATTTTAATGATTTAAAAAAAGAACTAGCAAATATTGGTTATACTTTTTACACTGAAAGTGATACTGAAGTATTATTAATTGGTTACTATGAATGGGGTGAGAGAGTTTTAGATAAACTAAATGGTATGTTTGCCTTCGTTATATATGATAGTATAAAAGATACTATTTTTTGCGCCAGAGATAGGTTAGGTGTAAAACCATTTTATTATAAATATTTGGATAATAAATTTGAAATATGCAGTCAAATTCAACCTCTGTTAGATTCTAATAATAAACTTTCTGAAATTGCTATTTCGGTTTACCTAGATTGTGGATACGTTCCATCTCCTTTTTCAATATTTGAAAATATTTTTAAATTAGAACCTGGGAGTAAAATGATTATAGATTTAACAAAAAAGGCAATACTTATAGATAAATATTGGGATATAAAAAAAACTGAGACTTTAAAAATATCCTATAATGACGCAAAAAATAAATTGCATGAATTGCTTGTTGATGCAACTAGAATTAGAATGCAATCAGATGTACCTTTAGGAACTTTTTTATCTGGTGGTATTGATTCAGCATTAGTCACTAGTATTGCAGCAAGTATTTCAGAGAGAAAAGTTAGTTCTTATACAATTGGATTTAATGAAAAGAGATTTGACGAAAGTAGTACTTCTACTGCATTTGCAAAGGCTTTAAAAACAAAACATAAAGTCAAACATTTGGTTACTAATGACTTGTTGGATTTAATACCTAAATTAATTGAAGTGTATGATGAGCCTTTTGCAGATAGTTCTGCATTGCCGTCACTTTTATTGTGTAAAAACACTAAAGAAGATGTAACAGTTGCACTTTCTGGAGATGGTGGAGATGAAAGCTTCATGGGGTATAGAAATTTTGATTACCTATCAAATAAAATACAAGTAAATAAATTACCCAAATGGTGTAGGGCTGCGATGGCTCGACTTCCTTTAGATTATATATTTAGATATAATAAAGCTAGATTAAAATCACTTTTTAAATCTAGTACTGATGGTTTTACGGAAAACATTTTTATAAGTTTTAAAACTTTACAAAAAAAAGATTTAAAAACTAAATGGTTTAGTCATTATGAAAACTATAAATTAAAATCCAATAACCCTTATCAAAAAATGGCCGATTTAAATATAAAACTTTGGCTTGAAAATGACAGTAATGTAAAAGTTGACAGGGCCAGCATGGCTTACTCTATGGAAGTGAGAAGCCCTTTTTTAGATTATAGAGTTATTGAATTTGCAAGGTCCTTGCCTGTTGGTTATAGATATTATAAAGGGAATAAAAAGAAAATATTAAAAGACATACTAAGCGAATACTTACCAAAACATTTATTTGATTTACCTAAAAAAGGTTTTGGTATTCCCCTTTTTAATTGGCTTCAAGGTGATCTCAAGGAAAATGTTCTCAAAGAACTAAATGATGAATTTCTTTTAAGGGTTCCAAATTTAAATGTAAAACTTTTTAAACATCAATTAAATCAATTTTATCAAAATAAAATTGATCATTCAAGTAATATATGGAAATTATATATTTTAGCTCTTTGGTTCAAACGTTACTATAAACAAGAAGATTTATGA
- a CDS encoding O-antigen ligase family protein: protein MGFINLTIKWNVIKYTLYFLLIPIGYLNASLNWLVILLGPFLLYRIPKSLKVFRLEKNFLIALLFFLSIVIFSGIISIDPLYPVKNALNIISIILACYFVALRLKTKSELFDFLNSIFYTCVVFASILYFISFDGFTFNFIESDSFGKNSSAVILFIGLVVNLLRDQLIKSHLISIVFTLYFYVSIFFTASIKSIVVSTILILSFYVLKSSISLKKIFLNSFFTVLFIIVCIYFLKDTEYLNNYSVLRITSRLSVLFGGSSEIGYIDSEYMTGYRSYLISKGLSIFYENPIIGIGLENTRAYLGTYTHNNFVEILAGTGILGFGFFLYAILTIFWSTLKIYNIQLKVILIISLFCFMLIANAQRIYDNRFLMIFMFSFISIQNVINNEKQ from the coding sequence ATGGGCTTTATAAACTTAACAATAAAATGGAATGTAATTAAATATACTTTATATTTTTTGTTAATTCCTATTGGATACTTAAATGCTTCTTTAAATTGGTTAGTTATACTATTAGGCCCTTTTTTACTATATAGAATTCCAAAATCGTTAAAAGTATTTAGGCTTGAGAAAAATTTCCTAATAGCATTATTATTTTTTCTAAGTATAGTTATATTTAGTGGTATAATTTCAATAGATCCTTTATATCCAGTTAAAAATGCATTAAATATAATTTCTATAATATTAGCATGTTATTTTGTTGCCTTACGATTAAAAACTAAAAGTGAACTTTTTGATTTTTTAAATAGTATCTTTTATACATGTGTAGTATTTGCATCTATACTTTATTTTATATCATTTGATGGTTTTACATTTAATTTTATTGAGTCAGACTCCTTTGGTAAAAATTCTTCAGCAGTAATCTTATTCATTGGTTTAGTTGTTAATTTATTAAGAGATCAATTAATTAAATCTCATTTAATTTCCATAGTATTTACGTTATATTTTTATGTTTCTATTTTTTTTACTGCTTCAATTAAATCCATTGTAGTTTCTACGATTTTAATCCTTTCATTTTACGTTTTAAAATCTTCCATAAGTTTAAAAAAAATATTCTTAAATAGTTTTTTTACAGTACTATTTATAATAGTATGTATTTACTTTTTAAAAGATACTGAGTATTTAAATAACTATTCAGTTTTAAGAATAACTTCTAGATTATCTGTGCTTTTTGGAGGTAGTTCTGAAATAGGTTATATTGATTCTGAATACATGACTGGATATAGAAGCTACTTAATTAGTAAGGGGTTGTCAATATTTTATGAAAATCCAATAATAGGTATTGGTTTAGAGAATACAAGAGCTTACCTTGGAACTTATACACATAATAATTTTGTAGAAATTTTAGCTGGAACGGGTATTTTAGGTTTTGGCTTTTTCCTTTATGCAATCTTAACAATATTCTGGTCTACTTTAAAGATTTATAATATCCAATTAAAGGTAATATTAATTATAAGCTTATTTTGTTTTATGTTAATTGCTAATGCCCAAAGAATTTATGATAATAGATTTTTGATGATTTTTATGTTTAGTTTTATATCAATACAAAACGTTATAAATAATGAAAAACAGTAA
- a CDS encoding phenylacetate--CoA ligase family protein, translating into MLDKIYDCSPHFIQNLFVSGYNILAYKKRYGGKYKAFRDLYKLNRSLSREDLLRSQKSRYKNFIEQAIANSEFYRKLYSDIENPQDLDNIQRLPIIDKELFRTNINDITIKSRKKLVSSKTGGTTGKSLEVHYKEVNLQERFALLDDFRSRFGYKLGKKTAWFSGKKILTIKDVNEKKFWKYDYFNKTKYYSTFHLKNNFLQYYVENLIKFKPKYLVGFPSTIAEIARYGLDNNYLFPDNTVKAVFPTAENLTKQMRELIEKFFHTAVYNQYASSEGAPFIFECKNGNLHLELQSGVFEVLDECNNPSTTGRLVVTSFTTEGTPLIRYDIGDSITLKNQNLICSCGNNNPIVKSINGRVADYVYSPENGKINIVNIANAIKDVKGIISYQIIQNEINCLNFNIIIDKSIYNNEEEKLFKKNWRDRVGDNMEFNINYVNSINVESSGKHRVVLNNIKDLIEKTV; encoded by the coding sequence ATGTTAGATAAAATATATGATTGTTCACCACACTTCATTCAGAATTTATTTGTCAGTGGTTATAATATTTTAGCTTACAAAAAACGTTATGGAGGGAAATATAAAGCCTTTAGAGACTTATATAAATTGAATAGGAGCTTATCACGTGAAGATTTATTAAGATCTCAAAAATCTCGCTATAAAAATTTTATTGAACAAGCTATAGCAAACTCAGAATTTTATAGAAAACTTTATAGTGATATAGAAAATCCTCAAGATTTAGATAATATACAACGCTTGCCTATAATTGATAAAGAGCTATTTCGAACTAATATTAATGATATCACAATTAAGTCAAGGAAAAAACTAGTTAGTTCAAAAACAGGTGGTACAACTGGAAAATCTTTGGAAGTGCATTATAAAGAAGTAAACCTACAAGAACGATTTGCACTTTTGGATGATTTTAGATCTAGATTTGGTTATAAATTAGGAAAAAAGACTGCTTGGTTTTCAGGTAAAAAAATTCTAACTATAAAGGATGTAAATGAAAAAAAGTTTTGGAAATATGATTATTTTAATAAAACGAAATATTATTCAACATTCCATTTAAAAAATAATTTTTTACAATATTATGTAGAAAATTTAATAAAATTTAAACCCAAATATCTTGTTGGGTTTCCATCAACCATAGCAGAAATAGCACGTTATGGTTTAGATAATAATTACTTATTTCCTGATAATACAGTTAAAGCAGTTTTTCCTACTGCAGAAAACTTGACTAAACAAATGAGAGAGTTAATTGAAAAATTCTTCCATACTGCTGTTTATAATCAATATGCATCTTCCGAAGGAGCACCATTCATTTTTGAATGTAAAAATGGTAACTTACATTTAGAATTACAAAGCGGTGTATTCGAAGTATTAGACGAATGTAATAACCCTTCAACCACAGGAAGGTTAGTAGTAACTTCTTTTACTACAGAAGGTACGCCACTAATACGTTATGATATAGGTGATTCTATTACCTTGAAAAACCAAAATTTAATCTGCAGCTGCGGAAATAACAATCCTATCGTAAAGTCAATTAATGGGAGAGTAGCAGACTATGTTTATTCACCAGAAAATGGTAAAATAAATATTGTAAATATAGCAAACGCTATAAAAGATGTTAAAGGCATTATTTCATATCAAATTATTCAAAATGAAATAAACTGTTTGAATTTTAACATTATTATCGATAAGAGTATTTATAACAACGAAGAAGAAAAACTGTTCAAAAAAAATTGGAGAGATAGAGTTGGTGATAACATGGAATTTAATATTAATTATGTCAATAGTATAAATGTTGAGAGTAGCGGTAAACATAGAGTTGTATTAAATAATATAAAGGATTTAATCGAAAAAACTGTATAG
- a CDS encoding glycosyltransferase, with product MNSNTNLNLISKIFLFPKLVFLYNRFLQQNNIEISLSLLTRPNLLNGLIKLFNKNVKVIISERCYPSIAYSSKSYRLKLYKFLIPKLYNKADVLFSNSYEINKDLNENFGVKLPMNVIYNPVIKKTFKTSHSTEAPSDYTLINVGSLYAIKNQSLLINALANIKFNCKLYFVGNGVDMEKLKFKSKTSNLDSKINFVGKVKNVDDYLLKSDCFILTSNSEGFPNVLLEAMSVGLPVISTNCKSGPLEILNENETIVIKKGEFYLAKYGILININDSIALAKAIEYFYDNKSERDYYAKLAYDRSKDFNLERIYPQLKDILC from the coding sequence TTGAATTCTAATACTAACTTGAATTTAATTAGTAAGATATTTTTATTTCCAAAATTAGTTTTTTTATATAATCGTTTTTTACAACAAAATAATATAGAAATATCATTATCCTTATTAACAAGGCCTAATTTATTAAATGGTCTTATTAAGTTATTTAATAAAAATGTAAAAGTTATTATTAGCGAACGCTGTTATCCTTCTATCGCATATAGTTCAAAATCTTATAGATTAAAACTCTATAAATTTTTAATACCAAAGCTTTATAATAAAGCTGATGTGTTATTTTCTAATTCTTATGAAATAAATAAAGATCTTAATGAAAATTTTGGAGTAAAGTTACCGATGAATGTAATTTACAATCCAGTTATTAAAAAAACATTCAAAACCTCACATAGTACGGAGGCACCAAGTGATTATACATTAATAAATGTAGGGTCATTATATGCTATAAAAAATCAATCTTTATTAATTAATGCTTTAGCGAATATAAAATTTAATTGTAAACTTTATTTTGTTGGTAATGGGGTTGATATGGAAAAACTAAAATTTAAATCTAAAACATCAAATCTTGATTCTAAAATAAATTTTGTTGGAAAGGTTAAGAATGTAGATGATTATTTACTTAAATCAGATTGTTTTATTTTAACATCAAATTCAGAAGGCTTTCCTAATGTTTTACTCGAAGCTATGTCTGTAGGCTTACCTGTGATATCAACAAATTGTAAATCTGGTCCTTTAGAAATTTTAAACGAGAATGAAACAATTGTAATTAAGAAGGGAGAATTTTATTTAGCGAAATATGGAATATTAATTAATATTAATGATTCAATTGCATTAGCTAAAGCAATCGAATATTTTTATGATAATAAATCAGAGAGAGATTACTATGCTAAATTGGCGTATGATAGATCGAAAGATTTTAATTTAGAGAGAATATACCCACAATTAAAAGACATATTATGTTAG
- a CDS encoding acyltransferase — translation MIKIINFLKKKILSHENYAKSLGVKIGANCNIQNVSFGSEPYLIEIGNHVQITNGTKIFTHGGAWPLRKKYPDLDFFGKVTLKNNIYVGNNCLIMPGVTIESNVIIASGSVVTKSVKENSIVAGNPAKVIGNLKEFEIKVLPYNLKSKQLDYNSKKKHLLEQNENRFIKK, via the coding sequence ATGATTAAAATAATAAACTTTTTAAAAAAAAAGATTTTAAGCCATGAGAATTATGCAAAATCTTTAGGTGTTAAAATAGGTGCAAATTGTAATATTCAAAATGTATCATTTGGTTCAGAACCATACCTTATTGAAATAGGAAATCATGTTCAAATTACTAATGGGACAAAAATCTTTACACACGGTGGCGCTTGGCCCTTAAGAAAGAAATACCCGGATCTAGATTTTTTTGGAAAAGTAACTCTTAAAAATAATATTTATGTTGGTAATAATTGCTTAATTATGCCTGGCGTTACTATTGAATCAAATGTAATAATAGCCTCTGGTTCTGTTGTAACAAAAAGCGTTAAAGAAAATTCCATAGTCGCTGGGAATCCAGCTAAAGTTATCGGTAATCTCAAAGAATTTGAAATTAAAGTTTTACCATACAATCTAAAGTCAAAACAACTAGATTATAATTCTAAGAAAAAACACTTACTTGAGCAAAATGAAAATAGATTTATTAAAAAATAA
- the pseI gene encoding pseudaminic acid synthase, which translates to MKNLNTVFIIAELSANHGGNIEIAKNTIRAAKRTGADAIKLQTYTPDTITLNSEKDDFIIKGTIWEDRKLYDLYKEASLPWEWHKELFETAKEEGLVCFSSPFDVTAIDFLEDLECPIYKIASFEITDVNLIAYAASKGKPMIMSTGIATKEDIQLAVDTCREAGNNDITLLKCTSSYPAPIDEANLVMMQRFAKDFNVKVGLSDHTLGTTLPVVATALGAKVIEKHFILDKSIGGPDASFSLDEEEFTQMVSEVRNAEIAIGKETYELTAKQQSGKVFSRSLYVTEPISAGEKITEKNVRSVRPGFGLHPKYLNEIIGKKTNKDLDKGDPLSLSILE; encoded by the coding sequence TTGAAAAATTTAAATACAGTATTTATTATAGCAGAACTCTCCGCAAACCATGGTGGAAATATAGAAATAGCTAAGAACACGATTAGAGCAGCTAAAAGAACTGGTGCAGATGCTATTAAGTTACAAACCTATACTCCAGATACAATTACTTTAAATTCTGAGAAGGATGACTTTATTATAAAGGGAACTATATGGGAAGATAGGAAACTATATGATTTATATAAAGAAGCTTCTTTGCCTTGGGAATGGCACAAAGAACTATTTGAAACTGCAAAAGAAGAAGGATTAGTATGTTTTTCTTCACCGTTTGACGTTACTGCTATAGATTTTTTAGAAGACTTAGAATGCCCTATATACAAAATTGCGTCTTTCGAGATTACAGATGTAAATTTAATTGCTTATGCTGCATCTAAAGGTAAACCAATGATAATGTCCACAGGTATAGCAACGAAAGAAGATATACAATTAGCAGTGGATACATGTCGAGAAGCTGGTAATAATGATATCACGTTATTAAAGTGCACATCATCATACCCAGCACCAATTGATGAGGCTAATTTGGTAATGATGCAACGCTTTGCTAAAGATTTTAATGTTAAAGTGGGGCTTTCAGACCATACCTTAGGGACAACCTTACCGGTTGTAGCAACTGCATTGGGTGCAAAAGTCATAGAAAAACACTTTATTTTAGATAAAAGTATAGGCGGTCCAGATGCTAGCTTTTCTTTAGATGAAGAAGAATTTACACAAATGGTTTCTGAAGTTCGTAATGCGGAAATTGCTATAGGTAAAGAAACCTATGAGCTTACGGCTAAACAACAATCTGGAAAGGTTTTTTCAAGATCTTTGTATGTTACAGAGCCTATTTCTGCAGGAGAAAAAATAACTGAAAAAAATGTAAGATCTGTTAGACCAGGTTTTGGCCTACACCCTAAATACTTAAACGAAATTATTGGAAAAAAAACCAATAAGGATTTAGATAAAGGAGACCCATTGTCTTTGTCTATTTTAGAATAG
- a CDS encoding capsular polysaccharide export protein, LipB/KpsS family — MKHVLLDPGMLPSNQLSDIFDRFSEKNNLTLLTNKGSESKVLKSNIYSKILYYEDFKLIFQNQKLKKEYLSKYTDILNDVLNDHRTLLIAERVNKIIAWNSLFSITSTIEKIVYNSLFYFQENKIDYILFQATPHNLPNWVLSKVAEYLGIPVRMIQTSPLPWRYWIVEGLDIQKPVFPKTFPVNEFDTYLSKTYIKLNQADYNNALPEYEKKRLDQSKGKFWSWSKELHKVIKNPKFLIYLPTKYNLYRLYSKLSIAPSLSKKYIIFFLHFQPERTSMPEGLAFSNQWLIIRMISNTLPKGWRLLVKEHPSIYTNHLDFRYRNSKLYKDINSLHNVELINLSFDTFKLIDNSQGIATITGTVGVQALIRNKPVLTFGVASYRNIKNVYSIQSNNDLILAFNKIMEYVQEDNFNKLNEINKKTISGINKEIFEENNFYKAEYRIIGHLKLIKLLLETNQ, encoded by the coding sequence ATGAAGCATGTTTTGTTAGATCCGGGAATGTTACCCTCAAATCAACTAAGTGATATTTTTGATAGGTTTTCAGAGAAAAATAATTTAACATTATTAACGAATAAGGGTTCTGAAAGCAAAGTATTAAAATCAAATATATATTCTAAAATTTTATATTATGAAGATTTTAAACTTATTTTTCAAAATCAAAAATTAAAAAAAGAATATTTATCAAAATATACCGATATACTAAACGATGTCCTAAATGATCATCGTACACTTTTAATTGCAGAGCGCGTTAACAAAATTATAGCTTGGAACAGTTTATTTTCAATCACCTCAACAATTGAAAAAATTGTGTACAATAGTTTATTTTACTTTCAAGAAAATAAAATAGATTATATCTTATTTCAGGCAACTCCTCACAATTTACCCAACTGGGTTTTGTCAAAGGTGGCAGAATACCTAGGAATCCCCGTTAGAATGATTCAAACTTCTCCACTGCCATGGCGCTATTGGATTGTTGAGGGTCTTGATATTCAAAAACCTGTATTTCCAAAAACATTTCCTGTTAATGAGTTTGATACTTACCTTTCAAAAACCTATATAAAATTAAATCAAGCAGATTATAATAATGCTTTACCAGAATATGAGAAAAAACGTTTAGATCAGTCTAAAGGAAAATTTTGGTCTTGGAGTAAAGAATTACATAAGGTTATAAAAAACCCAAAATTTCTGATTTATTTACCCACTAAATACAATTTATATAGACTTTATAGTAAGCTATCTATTGCCCCAAGTTTAAGTAAGAAATATATTATTTTCTTTCTACATTTTCAACCGGAAAGAACATCAATGCCAGAAGGTTTGGCCTTTTCTAATCAATGGTTAATAATTAGAATGATTTCAAACACTTTACCGAAGGGATGGAGGTTGCTTGTAAAAGAGCATCCTTCTATATATACAAACCATTTAGATTTTAGGTATAGAAATTCAAAACTATATAAAGACATTAATTCTTTGCACAATGTTGAATTAATTAATTTAAGTTTTGACACCTTTAAGTTAATTGATAATTCACAAGGAATAGCAACCATTACAGGTACTGTAGGTGTACAGGCTCTTATTAGAAACAAACCAGTTTTAACATTTGGTGTGGCTTCTTATCGTAACATTAAAAATGTATATTCTATACAATCAAATAATGATTTAATTTTAGCTTTTAATAAGATTATGGAATACGTACAGGAAGATAACTTTAATAAATTAAATGAAATAAATAAAAAAACTATAAGTGGAATCAATAAAGAAATATTTGAAGAAAATAACTTTTATAAAGCGGAATATAGAATTATTGGGCATCTAAAATTAATTAAGCTCTTATTAGAAACAAACCAATAA
- a CDS encoding MaoC family dehydratase, which yields MNKFISKLNEGDTYHELFSYSQKDVDNFAEISGDKNPIHLDEVYASKSIFGRRIVHGYLGTSIFSKVFATNFPGEGTIYLKQDLKFLKPMYADQQYKAYFLVKDIRLNKHRALVLTEIFDSDATLVVSGEALIQNRNFII from the coding sequence ATGAACAAGTTTATAAGTAAATTAAATGAAGGAGATACTTATCATGAGTTATTCTCTTATTCTCAAAAAGATGTAGATAACTTCGCTGAAATTTCAGGAGATAAAAATCCTATACACCTAGACGAAGTTTATGCATCTAAATCAATTTTTGGTAGAAGAATTGTGCACGGATATTTAGGAACGAGTATTTTCTCTAAAGTTTTTGCAACTAATTTTCCAGGAGAGGGAACTATATATCTTAAGCAAGATCTTAAATTTTTAAAACCAATGTATGCAGATCAGCAGTATAAAGCTTACTTTTTAGTTAAGGATATTAGGCTTAATAAGCATAGAGCACTTGTTTTAACAGAAATTTTTGATTCAGATGCGACTTTAGTGGTGTCGGGAGAAGCTTTAATTCAAAATAGAAATTTTATAATTTAA
- the pseH gene encoding UDP-4-amino-4,6-dideoxy-N-acetyl-beta-L-altrosamine N-acetyltransferase, producing the protein MNDIKLVSLSEEHLEMVRNWRNSDEVSYYMYTDKKITKKQQVEWFKNVKQSESCKYWLIEFNGNYLGLASLTDINKTLSSCYWAFYLGESSIRGAGIGGKVEFNVLKYVFEELNLNKLRCEVFEFNDKVIRMHEKYGFRREAFYREHCFKNNQWHNVVGLALLKREWLLLKNIIHEQVYK; encoded by the coding sequence ATGAACGATATAAAACTAGTTTCCTTAAGTGAAGAGCATTTGGAAATGGTAAGAAACTGGAGAAACTCCGATGAGGTTTCTTATTATATGTATACTGATAAAAAAATTACTAAAAAACAACAGGTAGAGTGGTTTAAAAACGTAAAACAAAGTGAATCTTGTAAATATTGGTTGATTGAGTTTAATGGAAACTATCTTGGACTAGCTAGTTTAACAGATATTAATAAAACCCTTAGCAGTTGTTATTGGGCGTTCTATCTTGGTGAGTCATCTATACGTGGAGCTGGAATTGGTGGGAAAGTTGAGTTTAATGTATTAAAATATGTATTTGAAGAATTAAACTTAAATAAATTGAGATGTGAGGTCTTTGAGTTCAATGACAAAGTTATAAGAATGCATGAAAAATATGGATTTCGAAGAGAAGCATTTTATCGCGAACACTGCTTTAAAAACAATCAATGGCATAATGTTGTAGGTCTTGCACTTTTAAAACGAGAATGGTTGTTACTAAAAAATATAATACATGAACAAGTTTATAAGTAA
- a CDS encoding glycosyltransferase, whose translation MKNSKHIAIFVPSFLGGGVEKMMVYLANNFVGKNYTVDYIVINNSGPYKKLLSSQVNIVDLRKKRILNTIFPLTKYLNNNKPDALLTAMNYVNIIAIVSCILSYNKINIIISERAITSLNIIQSRYSFLMKILIKLFYKYPKKIVAISTDVKTDLENNFNVKSKKIKVIYNMVNINKINKVIPDESIRKQLGIKTTNNLLIAIGRLDKYKNFQYLISSLVHLKNLNNTHLILLGDGEEKESLVNQINLLNLNKNVSLLGFVDNPESYLKVSNLFISTSTQEGFGNVIIEAMAAGVPVVVTNCLGGPREILCNGKFGELVPLNKPQILAKAIEKSLSRKKHPDIKKRSKDFSINIISQQYLNFLFQ comes from the coding sequence ATGAAAAACAGTAAACACATTGCAATTTTTGTACCTTCATTTCTAGGAGGTGGTGTTGAGAAAATGATGGTTTATCTAGCCAATAATTTTGTCGGCAAAAACTATACTGTTGATTATATAGTAATAAACAATTCTGGGCCTTACAAAAAATTATTGTCAAGTCAAGTTAATATAGTTGACTTAAGAAAAAAGAGGATTTTGAATACAATTTTTCCTCTAACAAAATATTTAAATAATAATAAGCCTGATGCTTTACTTACCGCTATGAATTATGTAAATATTATAGCTATAGTATCATGTATTTTATCCTATAATAAAATTAATATTATTATAAGTGAAAGAGCGATTACATCATTGAATATAATACAATCACGATATTCTTTTTTAATGAAAATATTAATAAAGTTATTTTATAAATATCCTAAAAAAATTGTAGCTATATCTACTGATGTAAAAACAGATTTAGAGAATAATTTTAATGTCAAATCAAAAAAAATTAAAGTGATTTATAATATGGTTAATATTAATAAAATAAATAAAGTTATTCCAGATGAATCGATAAGAAAACAACTAGGAATCAAAACCACTAATAATTTATTAATTGCTATAGGGAGATTAGATAAATATAAAAACTTTCAATACTTAATTAGCTCTTTAGTACATTTAAAAAACTTAAATAATACCCATTTAATATTATTAGGTGACGGTGAAGAAAAAGAATCATTAGTTAATCAAATTAATTTATTGAATTTAAATAAGAACGTTAGTTTGCTTGGATTTGTTGATAACCCAGAATCATATTTAAAAGTATCTAATTTATTTATATCAACGTCTACTCAAGAAGGTTTTGGGAACGTTATAATAGAAGCAATGGCTGCTGGTGTGCCAGTTGTTGTAACTAATTGCTTAGGAGGACCAAGAGAAATCCTGTGTAATGGAAAATTTGGTGAATTGGTACCACTAAATAAACCTCAAATTTTAGCTAAAGCTATAGAGAAATCATTGAGTAGAAAAAAACATCCAGACATTAAAAAAAGATCTAAAGATTTTAGCATCAATATTATAAGCCAACAATATCTTAATTTTTTATTTCAATAA